A window of the Lactuca sativa cultivar Salinas chromosome 5, Lsat_Salinas_v11, whole genome shotgun sequence genome harbors these coding sequences:
- the LOC111881770 gene encoding glutamine synthetase, chloroplastic, which produces MAQCLAPSVQWQTRLTKNAMETSSMTSKMWNSVSFKQSKKGAFKSSTKFRICASSSGTINRVEDLLNLDVTPYTDKIIAEYIWIGGSGTDVRSKSRTLSKPVEHPSELPKWNYDGSSTGQAPGEDSEVILYPQAIFKDPFRGGNNILVICDTYTPQGVPIPTNKRAKAAEIFSDPKVVAQVPWFGIEQEYTLLQQDVKWPLGWPVGGYPGPQGPYYCGAGADKSFGRDISDAHYKACLYAGINISGTNGEVMPGQWEFQVGPSVGIEAGDHIWCARYLLERITEQAGVVLTLDPKPIEGDWNGAGCHTNYSTLSMREEGGFEVIKKAILNLSLRHADHISAYGEGNERRLTGKHETASINTFSWGVANRGCSIRVGRDTEKAGKGYLEDRRPASNMDPYTVTGLLAETTLLWEPTLEAEALAAQKLALNV; this is translated from the exons ATGGCTCAGTGTTTGGCTCCTTCAGTGCAATGGCAAACAAGGTTAACAAAGAATGCAATGGAAACAAGCTCAATGACCTCAAAAATGTGGAACTCTGTGTCATTTAAGCAAAGCAAGAAAGGAGCATTTAAAAGCTCCACAAAATTTAGAATTTGTGCTTCATCAAGTGGAACTATTAACAGGGTTGAGGATTTACTAAACTTGGATGTTACTCCTTACACTGATAAGATCATTGCTGAATACATTTG GATTGGAGGTTCAGGAACAGATGTGCGCAGCAAGTCAAGG ACACTCTCGAAACCAGTGGAGCATCCTTCTGAGCTTCCAAAGTGGAATTATGATGGATCAAGTACTGGACAAGCACCAGGAGAAGACAGTGAAGTTATCTTATA CCCTCAGGCGATCTTTAAGGACCCTTTCCGTGGTGGCAACAACATCTTG gtAATCTGTGATACATACACTCCACAAGGAGTTCCTATCCCTACAAACAAACGTGCAAAGGCTGCTGAGATTTTCAGTGATCCTAAAGTTGTAGCACAAGTTCCCTG GTTTGGAATTGAGCAAGAGTACACTTTGCTTCAACAAGATGTGAAGTGGCCTTTGGGTTGGCCTGTTGGAGGGTACCCTGGTCCTCAG GGTCCATACTACTGTGGTGCGGGGGCAGATAAGTCATTTGGAAGGGACATATCTGATGCACATTACAAGGCTTGTTTATACGCTGGAATCAACATCAGTGGAACCAATGGTGAAGTCATGCCAGGAcag TGGGAATTCCAAGTGGGTCCCAGCGTTGGAATCGAAGCCGGTGACCATATCTGGTGTGCCCGATACCTCCTTGAG agAATTACTGAACAAGCTGGTGTTGTTTTGACACTTGACCCTAAGCCAATTGAG GGAGACTGGAATGGAGCAGGATGCCACACTAACTACAG CACATTAAGCATGAGAGAAGAAGGTGGATTTGAAGTAATCAAAAAGGCGATTCTGAACCTTTCCCTTCGCCACGCAGACCACATCAGTGCTTACGGTGAAGGAAATGAAAGAAGATTGACAGGAAAACACGAAACTGCCAGCATCAACACATTTTCATGG GGTGTTGCTAACCGTGGTTGCTCCATCCGTGTGGGGCGTGACACTGAGAAGGCAGGCAAAG GTTATTTGGAAGACAGGCGTCCAGCATCAAACATGGATCCATACACAGTGACTGGATTACTTGCAGAAACTACTCTCCTGTGGGAGCCTACACTTGAGGCTGAAGCACTTGCTGCTCAGAAATTGGCACTGAATGTGTAA